One region of Williamwhitmania sp. genomic DNA includes:
- a CDS encoding PAS domain S-box protein, whose amino-acid sequence MLFFTSLCIWLINSSINNHIAENNERWIHLAKSVVASMPADEILKLNEANNLTQEQSYKTIENSLVEVVDINKGARTAYIYTMKNGKAFILADSKAGTPRINTEPREAALVGIQTFKNGAAQIYGYHSSGWSSWKSVLVPIVDKSTGKTVAVFGLEFDSTTWRSFQLRELIVTFLLILISLMLAYILFKRKSKKNDQDFGTSQNNAVENKIQLIALALKGVNLLVCVTDLENKFLFVNQVFLDKYGYKESELIGKSVFTVFSSKNSEEILGELINSSQADGWEGELLTTGRNGQEFTIHLSTAPLYEEHSKRIATIYVANDITQMISDQALLAQSEERFRLAAKATKDAVWERDLITNKQWHSDNFQTIFGWIDEPLEYTDSDTVSKVHPDDRQRSFEKVHQFFTSDDDYWEDEYRYQRKDGTYAWVLDRAYKLRDKKGKPIRVIGAMQDLTERKEAELELFKAKEKAEESDQLKTAFLQNISHEIRTPLNVIIGFSRFLSDSDLTPEKRNYFAKIIEQSGTQLHSIVSDIISISTIQTGQEIISEREIDLSVMLSRLYEQFLPKAQEQLVTLTLGPILPESNISIITDESKLIQTLSKLINNALKFTPQGGIDFGFRVKDAFLEFYVKDTGVGIPKELYEEVFKNFQKNDTSSSHLYRGTGLGLSIAKAYVKMLGGEIWFTSELGVGSTFYFTIPYKKGEANTLTEIIAVSPSKMNVKNPKQTILIAEDEASNTLLLKVMLAKLNLTIVDAKNGMEAVEICQSNKHVDLVLMDIKMPVMNGIEATKHIRALLPDLPIIAQTAYASAQDRIEIMASGCSDFISKPINQELLISMVNKHLKKP is encoded by the coding sequence TTGCTGTTTTTTACCTCATTATGCATATGGCTAATCAATTCCTCAATTAATAATCATATAGCGGAGAACAATGAAAGATGGATTCATCTTGCGAAGTCTGTTGTCGCATCGATGCCCGCAGATGAAATATTAAAATTGAATGAGGCCAACAACCTAACACAAGAGCAATCATATAAAACAATAGAGAATAGTTTAGTTGAAGTTGTAGATATAAACAAAGGAGCAAGAACTGCATATATCTACACCATGAAAAATGGAAAGGCATTCATCTTAGCCGATTCTAAAGCAGGCACACCACGCATTAATACAGAACCCCGTGAAGCGGCTTTAGTTGGAATTCAAACATTCAAAAACGGAGCTGCCCAAATATATGGTTATCATTCAAGTGGCTGGAGTTCATGGAAAAGCGTCCTAGTTCCTATTGTTGATAAATCAACCGGAAAAACGGTTGCAGTTTTTGGTTTAGAATTTGATTCAACCACTTGGCGTTCATTCCAACTCCGTGAACTCATAGTAACGTTTTTGCTGATTTTGATATCGTTAATGTTGGCTTACATCCTCTTTAAAAGGAAAAGCAAAAAAAACGACCAAGATTTCGGGACATCGCAGAACAACGCAGTCGAAAATAAGATTCAATTGATTGCCTTAGCCTTGAAGGGCGTAAACTTATTGGTTTGTGTCACGGACTTAGAAAACAAATTTCTATTTGTAAATCAGGTCTTCTTGGATAAGTATGGCTATAAGGAATCTGAATTAATAGGAAAGTCGGTCTTCACGGTTTTCTCATCAAAAAACAGTGAGGAGATTTTAGGTGAACTAATAAATTCCTCCCAAGCAGATGGCTGGGAAGGTGAATTGCTCACCACGGGGAGGAACGGCCAAGAGTTTACTATTCATCTTTCTACTGCCCCACTATATGAAGAGCATTCCAAGCGCATAGCAACCATTTATGTTGCAAATGACATCACCCAAATGATTAGTGATCAGGCTCTACTCGCTCAAAGCGAGGAACGATTTCGGCTTGCCGCCAAAGCCACCAAAGATGCTGTCTGGGAGCGTGATTTAATAACAAACAAGCAATGGCACAGCGATAATTTTCAAACTATTTTTGGATGGATTGATGAACCTTTAGAATATACCGATAGCGATACAGTCAGCAAAGTTCACCCCGACGACAGACAACGATCATTTGAAAAAGTTCACCAATTCTTTACCTCTGATGATGATTATTGGGAAGACGAATACAGGTATCAGCGAAAAGATGGTACGTATGCTTGGGTGCTCGACAGGGCATATAAGCTTCGAGATAAAAAAGGAAAACCAATTCGCGTGATTGGTGCGATGCAAGATCTCACAGAAAGAAAAGAGGCAGAACTTGAACTTTTTAAAGCCAAAGAAAAAGCAGAGGAGAGCGACCAGTTAAAAACAGCATTCCTGCAGAATATCTCTCACGAGATTCGAACACCACTGAATGTAATTATAGGTTTTTCTCGATTCCTAAGTGACTCCGATTTGACCCCTGAAAAAAGAAATTATTTCGCTAAAATAATAGAACAGAGCGGAACTCAGCTGCATTCAATTGTATCTGACATTATATCCATTTCCACCATCCAAACTGGTCAAGAAATTATTTCCGAAAGGGAGATAGATCTAAGCGTAATGTTGAGCCGTCTTTATGAGCAGTTCTTACCCAAAGCCCAAGAACAGCTTGTTACCCTTACACTTGGGCCGATTTTACCTGAAAGTAATATCAGCATTATTACTGATGAATCAAAACTCATTCAAACACTTTCGAAACTAATTAATAATGCCCTGAAATTTACCCCCCAAGGAGGCATCGATTTTGGCTTTAGGGTCAAGGATGCATTCCTAGAGTTCTACGTGAAAGATACAGGGGTTGGAATTCCAAAAGAGTTGTATGAAGAAGTATTCAAAAACTTTCAGAAGAACGATACCTCTTCGTCGCACCTATATCGTGGTACTGGGCTTGGGCTGTCGATAGCCAAAGCATATGTAAAGATGCTAGGAGGCGAAATCTGGTTTACTTCAGAACTGGGAGTCGGTTCAACTTTTTATTTTACAATTCCTTATAAAAAAGGTGAGGCAAATACCCTTACTGAAATAATAGCCGTTTCACCATCCAAGATGAATGTTAAGAATCCAAAACAGACCATATTGATTGCCGAGGATGAAGCTTCCAATACTCTTCTTTTAAAAGTAATGCTTGCAAAGCTTAATCTAACCATAGTTGATGCCAAAAATGGGATGGAGGCAGTCGAGATTTGCCAATCCAACAAGCATGTCGATTTAGTGCTTATGGATATAAAGATGCCGGTAATGAATGGTATTGAAGCCACAAAGCATATACGAGCACTCTTACCCGATTTGCCAATAATTGCTCAAACGGCATACGCTAGCGCTCAAGACCGGATTGAAATTATGGCCAGCGGGTGCTCCGATTTTATAAGCAAACCAATAAATCAAGAACTTTTAATTTCCATGGTAAATAAGCATTTAAAAAAGCCATAA
- a CDS encoding PAS domain S-box protein: protein MKNIFKKIVKPINEDPSPRKVKDSEAIDNHDTYKLLSEKMTDVVWLMDFKGMCIYVSPSITQFTGFSEEEYLKQTIEDRFTQESAIIARKILEESLSSEQFSSPTMSKSFSITQELEYRCKDGSTKWGELLITPYFGKEGRCEGIHGVTRDITQRRGSEENLRNSLALLEAIMQTTDNGILVVDLHGRIVKTNNRFVEMWQISDELIQMANDEKLLNFILNQLTDPNTLVEKVKYLYNHLAEESTDIINFKDGRVFERFSKAMIIGDEPIGRVWTFIDITERKKTEELLQNERTLFRTVIDLIPDAIYVKDVDGKKILANPKEVKLAGMITEQDTIGKEDNAIYSREVASHSQGEDQLILQTGTPIFEIESTLVDKNGAEHFLLGSKVPLRDMYGNVTGIVGINHEITERKRADELLHQSEERYRALVENVGEGIGFVDKNEVFEFANPVAEDIFGVERGGLIGRSIKEFVSNDQFTLIQKQTTAREQGERNSYEIEIIQRGGERRNILITAVPQFDQFGVFIGAYGVLRDITDIVKAENEIRLLANAMKSISECVSITDMDDRIIFVNEAFLETYGYAIDELIGSEINLIRSQTNHEELTKQILPSTMQGKWEGELINRRKNGEEFPVHLSTSLVHDTNGVPIALIGVASDITERKKSEKIIQNQNQELIELNATKDKFFSIIAHDLKNPLSTLLAGTELLLKNFRNIQADKTETILKNLNSNTQQTFKLLENLLDWARNQQNRMEFNPEVIDIGEVANQIVAFLGPTATSKNITLLQEIISPSVAIADAYMINAILRNLISNAIKFTRPEGVINIRAIELDGAVQVSVSDNGVGIKPEEVEKIFRIDTNASKLGTSGEKGTGLGLLLCKEFVDKHGGAIWVESEVGKGSTFFFTLPAVE, encoded by the coding sequence ATGAAAAATATTTTCAAAAAAATAGTCAAACCCATCAACGAAGACCCTTCTCCTCGCAAAGTGAAAGATAGTGAGGCAATTGATAATCATGATACATACAAACTTCTATCCGAAAAAATGACCGACGTGGTTTGGCTCATGGACTTTAAAGGAATGTGTATCTACGTATCACCTTCTATTACACAGTTTACCGGATTTAGCGAGGAGGAATACCTGAAGCAAACAATTGAAGACCGATTTACCCAAGAATCCGCCATCATTGCAAGAAAAATTCTTGAGGAAAGCCTAAGTAGTGAACAGTTTTCTTCTCCTACCATGTCAAAGTCATTTTCTATTACTCAAGAGTTGGAATATAGATGCAAGGATGGATCAACCAAGTGGGGTGAACTTTTAATTACCCCCTATTTTGGTAAGGAGGGACGATGTGAAGGAATTCATGGTGTAACAAGAGATATTACTCAAAGAAGAGGTTCGGAGGAGAATTTAAGAAATTCGTTGGCATTGCTGGAGGCAATCATGCAAACTACCGACAATGGAATTCTAGTTGTTGATTTACATGGCAGAATTGTTAAAACGAACAACCGGTTTGTTGAAATGTGGCAAATTTCTGACGAATTAATCCAAATGGCCAATGATGAGAAACTGCTCAACTTTATACTCAATCAACTTACCGACCCCAACACCCTAGTTGAAAAGGTAAAATATCTCTACAACCACCTTGCCGAAGAAAGCACCGATATTATCAACTTCAAAGACGGCCGTGTTTTTGAACGTTTTTCCAAAGCCATGATCATAGGCGATGAGCCAATTGGGCGGGTTTGGACCTTCATTGATATAACCGAACGGAAAAAAACAGAAGAACTTCTTCAAAACGAACGAACGCTGTTCAGAACAGTTATTGACCTAATTCCCGATGCAATTTATGTAAAGGATGTGGATGGCAAAAAAATTCTAGCAAACCCCAAGGAGGTTAAGCTTGCAGGAATGATTACTGAACAAGACACCATTGGGAAGGAAGACAATGCAATTTATTCACGGGAAGTTGCAAGCCACTCTCAAGGAGAAGACCAGCTCATTTTACAAACAGGTACTCCAATCTTTGAAATCGAAAGCACTCTAGTGGATAAAAATGGTGCTGAGCATTTCCTTTTAGGGTCAAAGGTTCCGTTGCGCGATATGTATGGAAACGTGACTGGAATTGTGGGCATTAATCACGAAATCACCGAAAGAAAACGTGCTGATGAATTGCTTCACCAAAGTGAGGAACGGTATCGGGCCTTGGTTGAGAATGTTGGTGAAGGGATTGGATTTGTCGATAAAAACGAGGTGTTTGAGTTTGCCAACCCCGTTGCAGAGGACATTTTTGGAGTTGAACGTGGAGGGTTAATTGGACGCAGCATCAAGGAGTTTGTGAGCAACGACCAGTTTACGTTAATCCAAAAACAAACTACTGCGCGAGAGCAAGGGGAAAGGAACAGCTACGAAATTGAAATAATCCAGCGCGGTGGTGAACGACGAAATATACTCATTACTGCTGTTCCCCAGTTTGATCAATTCGGAGTATTTATCGGTGCTTACGGGGTCCTAAGAGATATTACGGATATTGTCAAAGCTGAAAATGAAATTCGACTCTTGGCAAACGCCATGAAAAGTATATCTGAGTGCGTGAGCATTACCGATATGGACGATAGAATTATATTTGTGAATGAGGCGTTTTTGGAAACCTACGGCTATGCCATAGATGAACTGATAGGTTCGGAAATTAATTTGATTCGATCGCAGACCAACCATGAGGAATTAACAAAACAAATTCTCCCATCAACTATGCAGGGGAAATGGGAAGGTGAGCTGATAAATAGAAGGAAGAATGGTGAAGAATTTCCAGTGCACCTCTCAACCTCATTGGTACACGACACCAATGGGGTACCCATAGCCCTAATTGGAGTTGCTTCGGACATAACAGAACGCAAGAAAAGTGAAAAAATAATTCAAAACCAGAATCAAGAACTGATAGAACTCAATGCTACTAAAGATAAATTCTTCTCCATTATTGCGCATGACCTCAAGAACCCGCTTAGCACACTCCTTGCCGGAACGGAGTTGTTGTTGAAAAATTTCCGCAACATTCAGGCCGACAAGACCGAAACCATTCTTAAAAACTTAAACTCCAACACCCAACAAACATTCAAACTGCTAGAAAACTTGTTAGACTGGGCACGAAATCAGCAAAACAGAATGGAGTTTAACCCAGAGGTAATCGATATTGGGGAAGTTGCAAATCAAATTGTAGCCTTTCTAGGACCGACAGCAACTTCAAAAAACATTACCCTGTTGCAAGAGATTATTTCACCAAGTGTGGCAATTGCAGATGCCTATATGATAAATGCCATTTTGCGGAACCTAATCAGCAACGCTATTAAGTTTACTCGGCCCGAAGGAGTTATAAATATTAGAGCCATTGAGCTCGACGGTGCAGTTCAAGTATCTGTCTCCGATAATGGTGTTGGCATTAAGCCGGAAGAGGTTGAAAAAATATTCCGCATTGACACTAATGCTAGTAAGCTGGGAACCTCTGGCGAAAAAGGTACCGGTTTAGGTCTTTTGCTCTGCAAGGAGTTTGTGGATAAGCACGGTGGTGCTATCTGGGTTGAAAGTGAAGTTGGAAAAGGAAGTACTTTCTTCTTTACACTACCTGCAGTGGAATAA